A region of the Zhihengliuella halotolerans genome:
TCGCGGTCGTTGATCAGGCCGAGTTCCTCGAAGCGGTCCAAGACCTGCCCGGCAACGGCATCGGGAATCTCCCGTTCCGCGAGCTTGTCAGCGAGTTGCTGACGGCTCTTGGCCGAGCCCGTGAGCTGGCGCAGGATGATGGCCCGGGCTTCCTCCTCGGGGTGCGCGGGCGGGCCAGCCTCCCGGGGTTCCTTCCGGTTCCTGCCCGAGGGCCGCTTCCGGCGTCCGGACGACTCGTCCGCACCGGATTCCAGGTATTCGCCCGGGTCTTCGTCGGGGACGGTCTCCGGTGTGGCGGCGTCCGCCTCGAACGGTACGGCAGCACGAGTCGAAGCGCGTTCCGGACCGGAGGAGCGCGGGCGGTCCTCCGTCGCGACCGGCCCGGGTGTGGCCGCCACGATGTCCTGCGCCCAGTCCGGCGGCGGCCCGGCGGAAGCGAGCCACGCTTCCGCGTCGGGCGTCAGCGCCGACGGGGCGTCGCCCGAGCGACGTCGCTGTGGCGGGGCTGCGTCGGTGCCGCGGCGCGCCCCGGAGGCGGCGCGCGGTTTTCTACGCGAGCCGTCCCGGCTCGACTTTCCTCGACCCGCCGCCGCGCCGGTGCCGTCGCCGGCGTCCGTCAGACCGGCCCAGTCATCTGCTCTGTTCACCATGCCTCGGATTCAGCAACGGCGCCCCCTTGAGGGCGCCGCCGCGTTCGTCGTTCGGTTCCTAGCCGTCGTCCCCGACGGCCCGCAGGGTGGCCCCGTCTTCTTCCTCCGTGACGGGATCCACACCGAGCTTCTCGCGGAGGCGACGCTCGATTTCGTTGGCGAGGTCCGGGTTATCGCGCAGGAAGCGCCGGGCGTTCTCCTTGCCCTGGCCGAGCTGGTCGCCGTCGTAGGTGAACCAGGCGCCGGACTTCTTCACGAGACCGTGCTCGACACCCATGTCGATGAGTCCGCCCTCGCGGGAGATGCCGATGCCGTAGAGGATGTCGAATTCGGCCTGCTTGAACGGCGGCGCCATCTTGTTCTTGACAATCTTGGCGCGGGTGCGGTTGCCGACCGGGTTCGTGCCTTCCTTGAGCGTCTCGATGCGGCGGACGTCGATGCGGACGGACGCGTAGAACTTCAGCGCCTTGCCGCCGGTCGTGGTCTCCGGGCTGCCGAAGAAGACGCCGATCTTCTCACGCAGCTGGTTGATGAAGATCGCAGTCGTCTTCGTCTGCGAAAGACGACCGGTGATCTTGCGCAATGCCTGGCTCATCAGGCGGGCCTGCAGGCCGACGTGGCTGTCACCCATCTCACCCTCGATTTCCGCACGCGGCACGAGCGCGGCCACGGAGTCGATGACGATGACGTCGAGCGAGCCGGAGCCCACCAGCATGTCCATGATCTCCAGCGCCTGCTCTCCGGTGTCCGGCTGGGAGACCAGCAGGGCGTCGGTGTCGACGCCCAGCTTCTTGGCGTACTCGGGGTCGAGCGCGTGCTCGGCATCGATGAACGCAGCGATTCCGCCATTGCGCTGGGCGCTGGCGACGGCGTGCAGCGCGACCGTCGTCTTACCGGAGGACTCCGGGCCGTAGATCTCGACGACGCGGCCGCGTGGCAGCCCGCCGATACCGAGGGCTATGTCGAGAGCGATCGAGCTCGTCGAGATCGTCTCGATCGGCGCACGCGTGTCGTCACCGAGACGCATGACGGATCCCTTGCCGTACTGCTTGTCGATCTGCGCGAGCGCCGTTTCCAGAGCCTTCTCGCGGTCCATTGGTGCAGCCATGTTTCACCTCTAAGTCGTAGTGGCCGCGTGCGGCCTGTCGTCCGTTCGAGTTCACGCTATGGCCCGGCTCCCGCATTTTGGGTTGCCAAGCGGTGATTGTGGATCAGGACAACACATGTGGATGGGAAGTTGCCTGTCGCCCACTCTACCCGAGTACGAACAGATCTTCGAACTCGAACTCGGCGTGTCCGGTCGAAATTCGAACGACTACGCCCGCGGCTTGATATCCCGGCCCAGCCGACGCGCTTCCGGGACGTCCTGGGCCTCGCAGATCGACAACCAGACCCGTTTCGGGCGTTCGCCCGCGGCCAGGGCGCTGCTGGCCGTCCGCCCACCGAGATCCGTCAGGACCAGGTCATCGGCCAGCACGTGGGCGTAGCCGGACCCGAATTCGTCTTCCATCAGCCGCCAGAAGTCACTCAATCGCACGCGCTCATTCTGCCACGGCTGCCCCGGCGGGACGCGAACCGGCCTCGCGCGCGCCGAAGCGCCTAGGATGTTTTCATGACTCCATCCCCCGAGAACGCCGACGACGACCGCGAACAGGCGATCATCGACATGGAGGAACAGCTGAGCCTGCTCTTCCGCCGCTCCCGAGCCATCGGCAACCGGGTCGCGCGCCGGGTCCACCCCGAGATGGAGCCCGGGGCCTACGGGCTCCTCCGCGCGTTGCAGCGCCACGGCTCACTGCGCCTGACCGACCTGGCCGCGGAGATCGGCGTCGGCAAGCCGACCGTGAGCCGGCAGGTGGCAATGCTCGAACGACTCGGTGTCGTGGAGAAGCAGTCCGACCCCACCGACGGCCGCGCACAGACGCTGACACTCACGCCCAACGGCGCGGATCAGCTCAGGGAGGCGCAGCTCGCCCGGCGCCAGGTGTTCCACGGGCTGCTCGGCGACTGGGACGACGCGGACCTGACCCGGCTGGCGGGCCTGCTCGGACGCCTCAACGAGGCCTACCAGCGCGACGAGACGCTGTAGACCCCCGCACGCACGACGCCCCTCCCACCTCATGGCGGGAGGGGCG
Encoded here:
- a CDS encoding MarR family winged helix-turn-helix transcriptional regulator; amino-acid sequence: MTPSPENADDDREQAIIDMEEQLSLLFRRSRAIGNRVARRVHPEMEPGAYGLLRALQRHGSLRLTDLAAEIGVGKPTVSRQVAMLERLGVVEKQSDPTDGRAQTLTLTPNGADQLREAQLARRQVFHGLLGDWDDADLTRLAGLLGRLNEAYQRDETL
- the recA gene encoding recombinase RecA — translated: MAAPMDREKALETALAQIDKQYGKGSVMRLGDDTRAPIETISTSSIALDIALGIGGLPRGRVVEIYGPESSGKTTVALHAVASAQRNGGIAAFIDAEHALDPEYAKKLGVDTDALLVSQPDTGEQALEIMDMLVGSGSLDVIVIDSVAALVPRAEIEGEMGDSHVGLQARLMSQALRKITGRLSQTKTTAIFINQLREKIGVFFGSPETTTGGKALKFYASVRIDVRRIETLKEGTNPVGNRTRAKIVKNKMAPPFKQAEFDILYGIGISREGGLIDMGVEHGLVKKSGAWFTYDGDQLGQGKENARRFLRDNPDLANEIERRLREKLGVDPVTEEEDGATLRAVGDDG
- a CDS encoding DUF3046 domain-containing protein, with the translated sequence MRLSDFWRLMEDEFGSGYAHVLADDLVLTDLGGRTASSALAAGERPKRVWLSICEAQDVPEARRLGRDIKPRA
- a CDS encoding regulatory protein RecX; amino-acid sequence: MVNRADDWAGLTDAGDGTGAAAGRGKSSRDGSRRKPRAASGARRGTDAAPPQRRRSGDAPSALTPDAEAWLASAGPPPDWAQDIVAATPGPVATEDRPRSSGPERASTRAAVPFEADAATPETVPDEDPGEYLESGADESSGRRKRPSGRNRKEPREAGPPAHPEEEARAIILRQLTGSAKSRQQLADKLAEREIPDAVAGQVLDRFEELGLINDREFALMWVRSRAGTRRLAASALRRELVQKGIDDEFIVEALEQVTEDDERRAARELVDKKLRSQGSADLNDRLQRDKVIRRLVSMLARKGYGGGVAFGVVNEAIREAREE